The Streptococcus equi subsp. equi nucleotide sequence GTGAGATTATTGATTTCACCCTGTCTCGATCGCCTGACTTGAAGCAAGTACAAACCATGCTTGAGAAGGCTTTTCCAGCGGATTCGTACAATGGAACGATTCTCCACAGCGATCAAGGCTGGCAATATCAACATCAGTCTTATCATCACTTTTTGGAGACTAAAGGCATTCGTCCATCCATGTCTCGCAAGGGAAATAGTCCAGATAATGGGATGATGGAGTCCTTCTTTGGTATTCTCAAATCTGAGATGTTTTACGGCCTTGAGACAACTTATCAATCCCTTAATGAGCTTGAACAAGCTATTACAGATTACATTTTTTACTACAACAACAAACGCATTAAAGCAAAGCTAAAAGGACTTAGCCCTGTGCAATACAGAACTAAATCCTTTCACTAATATGTCGTGTCCAACTTTTGGGGGTCAGTACAACTAATAGACCAATGGTTTTCCATTGATCTACTGTGTATTAAAAAAACAGGCTAGTTAACATAATAATGCTCTCGGCCACCAACGTACCACCAAAAACTGTAATAAAGGTTTGTTTAAAGCCATTTTTATGGCTGAGACCAGTAAGGCTCAAGAAGGTTAAAAAGACGCCAGACTGGGGTACAATGGTCAAAATATTAGAGGCAACAGCTGCCACACGATGAATGATCTCAGGTGAAACGCCTGCATCTAAATAATATTGAGCAAAATTTGGCATTACGATCCCTAACGCTCCTGAAGACGAACCTGTAATAGCTGCCATAGCCGAAGTCAGGACAGTCAAGCTGATCACAGGTGGCCCAGGAATATTCAAAATGATGTCTGAGAATACGCCAAAACCAGATGCTGCTGTAACAACAGAACCAAAGGCTACTGCAGAGGCTGTCGCAAAGATTGGACCAACCGCACCGCTAGCACCAATGCTGAGGGTCGCAATTTTCTTATCAATGTACTTGTTAAATAAAACGATAGCTGAAATAATTCCTGTCAAGAGGGCCACATAAATGATATTTTTCTTAACGAATTCGTCCCCTAGCAGACTACCTATGATGGCAATAACAATCAAGAGTATCAAAGGCAAGATGCTGACTACAAATGGTGGTAAAACCCTTTCAGTTGTATCTTCATTTGTTTGACTAGTATAGGTCGCATAGTTTTCGCCAACTTCTAAACTCTTAGTCAAACAACGCTTCATATAGAAAAGACCAAAGGCGATACAGCCAACACTCCCTAAAATACTTGGCACCAAGGCTGCGGTTAGAGACGTGTTAAGATATTGTATAGGGATAACGTTTTGAATCGCTGGTGTACCAGGTAAGATCGTCATAGTAAAGGTTGCAATCCCCAACCAAAGTGGTACTTGAATTAAGTTCCATGCTAAGTCCATCTTTTTAAAGAGAGAGCGTGCCAAGGGTAGAACAGCAAACATGACCACAAAGAGACTAATACCACCATAAGTCAAAATAGCACTGATGATAAAAATAGCCACCAAGATACGGTAAGGGTTTTGATAACCTACTTTTTTCAAGATAAATTCAGCAATGGAAACTGTTGCACCACTGACTTCCATCAATTTAGCTAAAATAGACCCCAACAAGAAGATAGCAAAGTAGCTCATGATATAGCCACCCAGCGCACCCATATAGTTATTTGGTTCCTTACCCAAGAGTGACTCAACTAGTGGCATACTATTTAGAAGGACGACCAAAATCGTTGCCATAGGAGCCGCAATGGTAATATGAATTTCCTTTAGAGAAAAATAAACGATGGCAATAATGCCCAGCAAGACCCCAATTGGTCCTAAAAATTCCATAGTGTTTCTCCTCTCACATTCAGAAGGAGCAAGAGATAGAGAAATGTCACTCTATCTCCAATCCTCTTATTTACACTGAACGGACAGCTCTTACTGAGCAGTGTAGCCACCATCCAAGATAACCGGTTGTCCAGTAATTCCCTTTGCCTTATCACTTGCTAGGAAGGAGACATAATCTGCAATTTCTTGTACGTCAATCAAACGTTTTTGCGGTACCAACGGGTACAACACTTCTTCCAATACATTTTCAAGCGGAATCTTACGTGTCTTAGAGAGGTCTTCAAATTGGCCACGAACGAGTGGTGTGTCCACATAGCCTGGACAGATAGCGTTGACTGTGATACCTAATTCTGCGGCTTCAAGCGCTGCAACCTTTGTCAAGCCAATCAAACCGTGTTTTGCTGAATTGTAAGCCGCTTTTCCGGCAAAACCAATGACA carries:
- a CDS encoding permease, which codes for MEFLGPIGVLLGIIAIVYFSLKEIHITIAAPMATILVVLLNSMPLVESLLGKEPNNYMGALGGYIMSYFAIFLLGSILAKLMEVSGATVSIAEFILKKVGYQNPYRILVAIFIISAILTYGGISLFVVMFAVLPLARSLFKKMDLAWNLIQVPLWLGIATFTMTILPGTPAIQNVIPIQYLNTSLTAALVPSILGSVGCIAFGLFYMKRCLTKSLEVGENYATYTSQTNEDTTERVLPPFVVSILPLILLIVIAIIGSLLGDEFVKKNIIYVALLTGIISAIVLFNKYIDKKIATLSIGASGAVGPIFATASAVAFGSVVTAASGFGVFSDIILNIPGPPVISLTVLTSAMAAITGSSSGALGIVMPNFAQYYLDAGVSPEIIHRVAAVASNILTIVPQSGVFLTFLSLTGLSHKNGFKQTFITVFGGTLVAESIIMLTSLFF